One Pantoea eucalypti genomic region harbors:
- the artP gene encoding arginine ABC transporter ATP-binding protein ArtP → MSIQLNAINCFYGAHQALFDINLECPQGETLVLLGPSGAGKSSLLRVLNLLEQPRSGQLQIAGNQFDFTQKPSDAAIRELRQNVGMVFQQYNLWPHLTVLQNLIEAPCRVLGLSKSEARARADKLLDRLRLTPYSDRFPLHLSGGQQQRVAIARALMMEPQVLLFDEPTAALDPEITAQIVSIIRELAQTRITQVIVTHEVEVARKTASRVVYMENGRIVEQGDASRFTQPQTDAFAHYLSH, encoded by the coding sequence ATGAGTATTCAACTAAACGCAATAAACTGCTTCTACGGTGCTCATCAGGCGCTGTTCGACATCAACCTTGAGTGTCCGCAAGGCGAAACCCTGGTACTGCTTGGCCCAAGCGGGGCGGGCAAGAGTTCGCTGCTGCGGGTCCTTAACCTGCTGGAGCAGCCTCGTTCAGGTCAGTTGCAGATTGCCGGCAATCAGTTCGACTTCACTCAGAAACCCTCTGACGCCGCGATTCGCGAACTGCGCCAGAACGTCGGTATGGTGTTCCAGCAATATAATCTCTGGCCGCATCTCACCGTGCTGCAGAATCTGATTGAAGCGCCCTGCCGGGTGCTGGGCCTCAGCAAAAGTGAAGCGCGTGCCCGCGCCGACAAGCTGCTTGATCGTCTGCGCCTCACGCCTTACAGCGATCGCTTCCCGCTGCACCTCTCTGGTGGTCAGCAGCAGCGTGTGGCGATTGCCCGCGCCCTGATGATGGAACCGCAGGTGCTGCTGTTCGATGAGCCAACGGCCGCGCTGGACCCTGAAATTACCGCACAGATTGTCAGTATCATTCGCGAACTGGCGCAGACCCGCATTACCCAGGTGATTGTGACCCATGAAGTCGAAGTGGCACGTAAAACGGCCAGCCGCGTTGTTTACATGGAGAACGGTCGCATTGTGGAACAGGGCGACGCCAGCCGCTTTACACAGCCGCAAACCGACGCGTTTGCTCACTATCTTTCGCACTAA
- the artJ gene encoding arginine ABC transporter substrate-binding protein, translated as MKKMVLAALLAGFSLSATAAQTIRFATEASYPPFEYVDADNKIQGFDVDLANALCKEIDATCTFTNQAFDSLIPSLKFRRFDAVMAGMDITPDREKQVLFTKPYYDNSALFVAQKGKVASVEALKGKRVGVQNGTTHQKYLTDKHSDITIVPYDSYQNAVLDLKNGRIDAVFGDTAVVNEWLKQNAALAAVGDKVTDKAYFGTGLGIAVRTGNTELQTKFNGALDKIKADGTYKTIYSKWFQQ; from the coding sequence ATGAAAAAAATGGTACTTGCTGCACTGCTTGCCGGTTTTAGCCTGAGCGCTACCGCGGCACAGACAATTCGTTTTGCGACCGAAGCCTCTTATCCTCCTTTTGAGTATGTGGATGCAGATAACAAGATTCAGGGCTTTGATGTTGATCTGGCTAACGCACTGTGTAAAGAGATCGACGCGACCTGCACCTTCACTAACCAGGCGTTCGACAGCCTGATCCCAAGCCTGAAATTCCGTCGCTTTGATGCGGTGATGGCGGGCATGGATATCACGCCGGATCGTGAAAAGCAGGTCCTGTTCACCAAGCCTTACTACGACAACTCGGCGCTGTTTGTGGCCCAGAAAGGTAAAGTCGCCAGTGTTGAAGCGTTGAAAGGCAAGCGCGTTGGCGTCCAGAATGGCACCACACATCAGAAATACCTGACGGATAAACACAGCGACATCACCATCGTTCCTTACGACAGCTATCAGAACGCGGTGCTGGATCTGAAAAATGGCCGCATTGATGCCGTATTTGGTGACACCGCCGTGGTTAACGAGTGGCTGAAGCAGAATGCTGCGCTGGCTGCCGTCGGCGATAAAGTTACAGATAAAGCCTACTTTGGTACTGGCCTGGGCATTGCGGTACGCACCGGTAACACCGAGCTGCAGACCAAATTCAATGGCGCGCTGGATAAAATCAAAGCGGATGGTACCTACAAGACCATCTACAGCAAATGGTTCCAGCAGTAA
- the artQ gene encoding arginine ABC transporter permease ArtQ, which produces MNEMMTLASAAGMTVGLAVCALIAGLVLAMIFAGWESLRLRPLAWIGTGLVTLIRGLPEILVVLFIYFGASQLLLTLSDGFTLNFGLFTLPVQMQIENFDVSPFLCGVIALAMLYASYASQTLRGALKAVPVGQWESGQALGMKKSAIFLRLIMPQMWRHALPGLGNQWLVLLKDTALVSLISVNDLMLQTKSIATRTQEPFTWFLVAAAIYLVITLFSQAVLRRIELRTTRFERGNS; this is translated from the coding sequence ATGAATGAAATGATGACCCTCGCAAGCGCCGCCGGGATGACCGTCGGCCTTGCTGTTTGTGCTCTCATCGCTGGCCTGGTGCTGGCGATGATTTTCGCTGGCTGGGAGTCACTGCGCCTGAGACCACTGGCGTGGATTGGCACCGGCCTGGTGACGCTGATCCGTGGCCTGCCGGAAATTCTGGTGGTGCTGTTTATCTATTTTGGCGCATCACAGCTGCTGCTCACTCTCTCTGATGGTTTCACGCTGAACTTCGGACTGTTTACGCTGCCGGTTCAGATGCAGATTGAGAACTTTGATGTCAGTCCTTTCCTGTGTGGTGTGATTGCGCTGGCGATGCTCTATGCCTCCTACGCCTCACAGACGCTGCGCGGCGCACTTAAAGCGGTGCCTGTCGGTCAGTGGGAATCGGGACAGGCGCTGGGCATGAAAAAATCGGCCATATTTTTGCGGCTGATTATGCCCCAGATGTGGCGTCACGCCCTGCCCGGTCTGGGCAATCAGTGGCTGGTGCTGCTAAAAGATACCGCACTGGTCTCGCTGATCAGCGTCAACGATCTGATGCTGCAAACCAAAAGTATTGCTACCCGAACGCAGGAGCCCTTTACCTGGTTCCTGGTGGCGGCCGCGATCTACCTGGTGATTACGCTGTTCAGCCAGGCGGTGTTACGCCGCATTGAACTGCGCACGACCCGCTTTGAACGGGGGAACAGCTGA
- the artM gene encoding arginine ABC transporter permease ArtM, with product MLAYLPELLKGLHTSLTLTAASLVVALLLALIFTVVLSLKTPVFNPLVKGFITLFTGTPLLVQIFLIYYGPGQFPSIQQIPWLWHLLSQPWLCAMLALSLNSAAYTTQLFYGAVRAIPSGQWQSCAALGMGRKDTLRILLPYAFKRALSSYSNEVVLVFKGTSLAYTITLMEVMGHGQLLYGRTYDITVYAAAGLIYLCVNGLLTLMMRLIERRALAFERRN from the coding sequence ATGCTGGCCTATCTGCCTGAACTTCTGAAAGGGCTGCACACCAGCCTGACGCTGACGGCGGCCTCGCTGGTGGTGGCACTGCTGCTTGCACTGATCTTCACCGTGGTGCTGTCGCTGAAAACGCCGGTGTTTAATCCGCTGGTGAAGGGCTTTATCACACTGTTTACCGGCACGCCGCTGCTGGTACAGATCTTCCTGATCTACTACGGTCCGGGACAGTTTCCGTCGATCCAGCAGATCCCCTGGCTGTGGCATCTCCTGTCGCAGCCGTGGCTGTGCGCGATGCTGGCGCTGTCGCTGAACAGCGCGGCTTACACCACGCAACTGTTTTACGGTGCGGTCCGGGCGATTCCTTCCGGACAGTGGCAATCGTGCGCGGCACTTGGCATGGGTCGCAAAGACACCCTGCGCATCCTGCTGCCCTATGCATTTAAACGCGCCCTCTCCTCTTACTCCAATGAAGTGGTGCTGGTGTTTAAAGGCACCTCGCTGGCCTACACCATCACTCTGATGGAAGTCATGGGCCACGGCCAGTTGCTCTATGGCCGCACCTACGACATCACAGTCTATGCCGCGGCAGGTCTGATTTATCTCTGCGTTAACGGTTTACTGACGCTGATGATGCGACTGATCGAAAGACGCGCGCTGGCATTTGAGCGGCGTAACTGA
- the artJ gene encoding arginine ABC transporter substrate-binding protein: MKKWIIAAALATLTINAQAAEKIRFAASATYPPFETLDRENNLVGFDIDLAKALCQQMKAECTFTNNAFDSLIPSLKFRRYDAVISGMDITAERSKQVDFTQPYYANSAIVIAQKGKFSSFSDLKDKRIGVENGTTHQKFLQDKHPEVKVVAYDSYQNAILDMKNGRLDGVFGDSAVVNQWLKTNPDLATVGEHVTDADYFGTGLGIAVRKGNTALRDQFNQALTELKANGSWQQLNQKWFPE; this comes from the coding sequence ATGAAAAAATGGATTATTGCCGCTGCGCTGGCAACGCTTACGATCAACGCGCAGGCCGCGGAAAAGATCCGCTTCGCCGCCTCAGCAACCTATCCACCGTTTGAAACGCTGGATCGGGAAAATAATCTGGTGGGGTTTGATATCGATCTGGCCAAAGCGCTGTGTCAGCAGATGAAAGCAGAGTGCACTTTTACCAACAACGCCTTCGACAGCCTGATTCCGTCACTGAAGTTTCGCCGCTATGACGCGGTCATTTCCGGCATGGATATCACCGCTGAACGTAGCAAGCAGGTCGATTTTACCCAGCCTTATTACGCTAACTCCGCCATTGTGATCGCGCAGAAGGGCAAGTTCAGTAGCTTCAGCGATCTGAAAGACAAACGCATCGGCGTTGAAAACGGCACCACTCACCAGAAGTTCCTGCAGGATAAGCATCCGGAAGTGAAAGTAGTGGCGTATGACAGCTATCAGAATGCGATTCTGGATATGAAGAATGGCCGACTGGATGGCGTGTTTGGCGACAGCGCGGTGGTGAATCAGTGGCTGAAAACCAATCCCGATCTCGCTACGGTCGGTGAACATGTGACGGATGCAGACTACTTTGGCACCGGCCTCGGCATTGCGGTGCGGAAAGGCAATACCGCGCTGCGCGATCAGTTCAATCAGGCGCTGACCGAACTGAAAGCCAACGGCAGCTGGCAGCAGCTTAATCAGAAGTGGTTCCCGGAGTAA
- the rlmC gene encoding 23S rRNA (uracil(747)-C(5))-methyltransferase RlmC, whose protein sequence is MHCALYDANRCRSCQWLEKPYPIQLSDKQSMLEQLLAEQPVAAWLPPVTSPQQAFRNKAKMVVSGSVERPVLGLIHRDGEAVDLCDCPLYPASFQPVFTALKPFIARAGLTPYNVARKRGELKFLLITKSQQGGIMLRFVLRSTAKLEQLRAALPWLQQQLPQLAVISANIQPVHMAILEGDEEIALTPAQSLAENFNGVPLWIRPQSFFQTNPQVASALYATARDWVRALPVNSMWDLFCGVGGFGLHCATPEMELTGIEISAEAIKCAQRSAEMLGLEKVQFAALDSTSFATGRDAVPQLVLVNPPRRGIGEALCDYLSQMAPDYLLYSSCNPQTMAQDIARLSAYEVTKVQLFDMFPHTAHFEVLTLLTRRHH, encoded by the coding sequence ATGCACTGCGCGCTTTATGACGCTAATCGTTGCCGCTCCTGTCAGTGGCTGGAAAAACCCTATCCCATTCAGCTGAGCGACAAGCAGTCGATGCTGGAGCAGTTACTGGCTGAGCAGCCGGTTGCAGCCTGGCTGCCGCCGGTAACCTCACCACAACAGGCATTCCGTAACAAAGCCAAAATGGTGGTCAGCGGCAGTGTTGAGCGTCCGGTGCTGGGTCTTATCCATCGTGATGGTGAGGCTGTCGATCTGTGCGACTGTCCGCTCTATCCCGCCAGCTTCCAGCCGGTGTTTACGGCACTGAAGCCCTTTATTGCCCGTGCCGGGCTGACGCCTTATAACGTGGCACGTAAACGCGGCGAACTGAAATTCCTGCTGATCACTAAGAGCCAGCAGGGCGGCATCATGCTCCGTTTTGTCCTGCGCTCAACCGCTAAACTGGAACAGCTGCGTGCGGCATTGCCCTGGCTGCAACAGCAGTTGCCGCAGCTGGCGGTGATCTCTGCCAATATTCAGCCGGTGCATATGGCGATTCTGGAAGGGGATGAGGAGATTGCGCTGACGCCCGCGCAGTCGCTGGCAGAGAACTTCAACGGCGTGCCGCTGTGGATCCGCCCGCAGAGCTTCTTCCAGACCAATCCGCAGGTTGCCAGTGCACTCTATGCCACCGCACGCGACTGGGTGCGTGCGCTGCCGGTTAACAGTATGTGGGATCTCTTCTGTGGCGTAGGCGGTTTTGGCCTGCATTGCGCGACACCAGAGATGGAACTGACCGGCATTGAGATTAGCGCTGAGGCGATTAAATGCGCCCAACGTTCCGCTGAGATGCTGGGGCTGGAGAAAGTGCAGTTTGCGGCGCTGGACTCTACGTCGTTTGCGACCGGACGCGATGCCGTACCGCAGCTGGTGCTGGTGAATCCGCCGCGTCGTGGGATTGGAGAGGCGTTGTGTGATTATCTCAGCCAGATGGCCCCGGATTATCTGCTCTATTCAAGCTGTAATCCGCAGACCATGGCGCAGGACATTGCCCGGCTGAGCGCGTATGAGGTCACGAAGGTTCAGCTGTTCGATATGTTCCCTCACACCGCCCATTTTGAAGTGCTGACGCTGTTAACCCGCCGTCACCACTGA
- a CDS encoding YbjO family protein, which produces MSDIFKSSATLSGAPVPVTVAGIAIIATRCLSVLMLANELGYSELANFVHRSAQSWDSTLIFIASQLIFLFELRCAFILMRGSNRGRWGYVATQGVVLIYMLFASLGGIYPEIFSIDGDNNVQIIHHTLSQKIPDLLVLMLLFLPASSRAFFRKR; this is translated from the coding sequence ATGTCAGACATCTTCAAAAGCAGCGCTACGCTCTCAGGCGCACCGGTTCCGGTGACGGTTGCGGGCATTGCTATTATCGCGACCCGCTGCCTGAGCGTTCTGATGCTGGCAAACGAGCTGGGTTACAGCGAACTCGCCAACTTTGTGCACCGCAGCGCCCAGTCCTGGGACTCGACACTCATCTTTATCGCCAGCCAGCTGATCTTCCTGTTCGAACTGCGCTGCGCCTTTATTCTGATGCGCGGCAGTAACCGTGGACGCTGGGGCTATGTGGCGACACAGGGGGTTGTGCTGATCTATATGCTGTTCGCTTCGCTGGGGGGAATCTACCCGGAAATTTTCAGCATTGATGGCGACAATAATGTCCAGATAATCCACCATACGCTGTCGCAGAAAATTCCCGACCTGCTGGTGTTGATGCTGCTGTTTCTGCCTGCCAGCAGCCGCGCTTTTTTCAGGAAGCGATGA
- the potI gene encoding putrescine ABC transporter permease PotI, with protein sequence MNNLPTIRSPWRTAILACCFLFLYAPMLLLVVYSFNRSPLVTVWESFSFHWYRVLFQDSAMIDAVVLSLSIAGLSATMAVVLGTLAAVIIVRFGRFRGHNGFAFMLTAPLVMPDVITGLSLLLLFVAMGNAFGWPSERGMLTIWLAHVTFCTAYVAVVINSRLRELDRSIEEAAMDLGATPLKVFFVITVPMIAPAIVTGWLLAFTLSLDDLVIASFVTGPGATTLPMAIFATVRRGVNPEINALASLILFVVGLVGFIAWRFMAHEEKQRLSDIQKAKRG encoded by the coding sequence ATGAATAATTTGCCAACTATTCGCTCGCCATGGCGTACCGCTATTCTGGCCTGCTGCTTCCTGTTCCTTTATGCGCCGATGCTGCTGCTGGTGGTTTACTCCTTCAACCGCTCCCCGCTCGTGACGGTGTGGGAGAGCTTTTCGTTCCACTGGTACAGGGTACTGTTCCAGGACAGCGCGATGATCGACGCGGTGGTGCTGAGTCTGAGCATCGCCGGACTTTCTGCCACGATGGCGGTGGTGTTGGGCACGCTGGCAGCAGTGATTATCGTTCGCTTTGGTCGCTTCCGTGGACACAACGGTTTTGCGTTTATGCTGACCGCGCCGCTGGTGATGCCCGATGTGATCACCGGGCTGTCGCTGCTGCTGCTGTTCGTCGCAATGGGTAACGCGTTTGGCTGGCCGAGCGAACGCGGTATGCTGACCATCTGGCTGGCACACGTCACCTTCTGTACCGCCTATGTGGCGGTGGTGATTAACTCGCGTCTGCGTGAGCTGGACCGCTCAATTGAAGAGGCGGCAATGGATTTAGGTGCCACGCCACTGAAGGTCTTTTTCGTGATTACCGTGCCAATGATTGCGCCGGCGATTGTCACCGGCTGGCTGCTGGCGTTTACCCTGTCGCTCGACGATCTGGTGATTGCCAGCTTCGTGACCGGACCGGGCGCGACGACATTGCCGATGGCGATTTTCGCCACCGTACGACGCGGCGTTAACCCGGAAATCAATGCGCTGGCTTCATTGATCCTGTTTGTGGTCGGTTTAGTCGGTTTTATCGCCTGGCGATTTATGGCGCACGAAGAAAAACAGCGTTTAAGCGATATTCAGAAAGCTAAACGTGGCTGA
- the potH gene encoding putrescine ABC transporter permease PotH: MSQIFQRAKAPARLVGTPLQRWATRVKMQHGRKLVIALPYVWLVLLFLLPFLTVLKISFADIARAIPPYTELVSWADDQFSIVLNFGNYLTLTDDPLYIDAYLQSLKVAAISTVICLLIGYPLAWAVAHSKPSMRTILLLLVILPSWTSFLVRVYAWMGLLNNNGILNRFLLWLGVIDHPLVILYTNTAVYIGIVYCYLPFMVLPIYTALTRIDYSLVEASLDLGARPLKTFFSVIVPLTKGGIIAGSMLVFIPAVGEYVIPELLGGPDSIMIGRILWQEFFNNRDWPVASALAVIILLILILPIIWFHKHQNREMGEKA; the protein is encoded by the coding sequence ATGAGCCAGATTTTCCAACGCGCCAAAGCGCCTGCCCGACTGGTCGGCACGCCGCTGCAACGCTGGGCCACGCGGGTAAAAATGCAGCATGGCCGCAAGCTGGTGATCGCACTGCCTTATGTCTGGCTGGTGCTGTTATTCCTGCTGCCGTTTCTGACGGTGCTGAAGATTAGCTTCGCAGACATAGCGCGAGCGATTCCCCCTTACACCGAGCTGGTGAGCTGGGCAGATGACCAGTTCAGCATTGTGCTCAATTTCGGCAACTACCTGACGCTGACTGACGATCCGCTCTACATCGACGCCTATCTGCAGTCATTGAAAGTAGCGGCGATCTCCACGGTCATCTGTCTGCTGATTGGCTATCCACTCGCCTGGGCCGTGGCGCACAGTAAGCCATCGATGCGCACCATTCTGTTGCTGCTGGTCATTCTGCCGTCGTGGACCTCGTTTCTGGTTCGCGTTTACGCCTGGATGGGCTTGCTGAACAACAACGGCATTCTGAACCGCTTCCTGCTGTGGCTGGGCGTAATCGATCATCCGCTGGTGATCCTCTACACCAATACCGCGGTCTATATCGGTATCGTTTACTGCTATCTGCCGTTTATGGTGCTGCCGATCTACACCGCGCTGACCCGTATCGACTACTCGCTGGTGGAAGCCTCACTGGACCTGGGTGCGCGTCCGCTGAAGACCTTTTTCAGCGTGATTGTGCCGCTGACCAAAGGCGGCATCATCGCCGGATCGATGCTGGTCTTTATCCCGGCGGTAGGGGAGTACGTGATTCCTGAACTGCTGGGTGGCCCGGACAGCATCATGATCGGCCGTATCCTGTGGCAGGAATTCTTTAACAACCGCGACTGGCCGGTGGCTTCCGCGCTGGCGGTGATCATTCTGCTGATCCTGATTCTGCCGATCATCTGGTTCCATAAGCATCAAAACCGTGAAATGGGAGAGAAGGCATGA
- the potG gene encoding putrescine ABC transporter ATP-binding subunit PotG, with translation MNDAIPRPQNKTAKALTPLLEIRNLTKSFDGQHAVDDVSLTIYKGEIFALLGASGCGKSTLLRMLAGFEPPTSGQIVLDGQDLSHVAPYQRPINMMFQSYALFPHMTVEQNIAFGLKQDRLPKGEINSRVAEMLALVHMQEFAKRKPHQLSGGQRQRVALARSLAKRPKLLLLDEPMGALDKKLRDRMQLEVVDILERVGATCVMVTHDQEEAMTMAGRIAIMNRGKFVQIGEPEEIYEHPTSRYSAEFIGSVNVFEGLLRERQADGLVIDSPGLMHPLKVDSDVSVVDNVPVHVALRPEKVMLCDEVPADGYNFAVGEVVHIAYLGDLSIFHVRLHSGQMISAQLQNAHRYRKGLPTWGDEVRLCWESDSCVVLTV, from the coding sequence GTGAACGATGCCATTCCCCGTCCTCAAAATAAAACCGCAAAAGCGTTAACGCCGCTGCTGGAAATTCGCAATCTGACCAAATCCTTTGACGGCCAGCACGCCGTGGATGATGTCAGCCTGACTATCTATAAAGGTGAGATCTTTGCCCTGCTGGGTGCATCGGGCTGTGGCAAATCCACGCTGCTGCGCATGCTGGCCGGTTTCGAGCCGCCCACCAGCGGCCAGATTGTGCTGGATGGACAGGATCTGTCGCACGTTGCTCCCTATCAGCGCCCGATTAACATGATGTTCCAGTCCTACGCGCTGTTTCCGCACATGACGGTGGAGCAGAATATTGCCTTTGGTCTGAAGCAGGACCGGCTGCCGAAAGGGGAGATAAACAGTCGGGTGGCCGAAATGCTGGCGCTGGTGCACATGCAGGAGTTTGCGAAACGCAAACCGCATCAGCTCTCTGGTGGCCAGCGTCAGCGCGTGGCACTGGCCCGCAGCCTGGCGAAACGCCCAAAACTGCTGCTGCTGGATGAGCCAATGGGTGCTCTGGACAAGAAACTGCGCGACAGGATGCAGCTGGAAGTTGTCGATATTCTGGAGCGCGTTGGCGCGACCTGCGTGATGGTGACGCACGACCAGGAAGAGGCGATGACCATGGCGGGGCGCATTGCGATTATGAATCGCGGTAAATTCGTGCAGATTGGCGAGCCGGAAGAGATCTATGAGCATCCGACCAGCCGTTACAGCGCGGAGTTTATCGGTTCGGTTAACGTCTTCGAAGGGTTACTGCGTGAACGTCAGGCGGATGGCCTGGTGATCGACAGTCCCGGCCTGATGCATCCGCTGAAAGTCGATTCCGATGTCTCGGTGGTCGATAACGTGCCGGTGCATGTGGCGCTGCGTCCTGAAAAAGTCATGCTGTGCGATGAAGTACCCGCCGATGGCTATAACTTTGCGGTGGGAGAAGTGGTTCACATCGCTTATCTCGGCGACCTCTCTATTTTCCATGTCCGTCTGCACAGTGGACAGATGATTAGCGCACAGTTGCAAAACGCGCATCGCTACCGCAAAGGGTTGCCAACCTGGGGCGATGAAGTCCGCCTCTGCTGGGAAAGCGACAGCTGCGTGGTGTTGACGGTTTAA
- the potF gene encoding spermidine/putrescine ABC transporter substrate-binding protein PotF, which yields MFNSRQKWLSAVVAAALMAASASSMAEDKTLHVYNWSDYISPDTVPNFEKQSGIKVVYDVFDSNEVLEGKLMAGSTGYDVVVPSSSFLARQLQSGVFQPLDKSKLPNYKNLDPALMEKVAQHDPGNKYAIPYLWGTTGIGYNIDKVKAALGADAPVNSWDLVLKPENLEKLKSCGVSFLDAPEEIFATVLNYLGKDPNSSDAKDYSGAATDLLLKLRPNIRYFHSSQYINDLANGNICVAIGWSGDILQAKNRADAAKNGVHLGYSVPKEGALAFFDMMAIPKDAKNLDGAYAWLNYIMDPKVIADVSNKMNYANGNKASLPLINADVRNNPGIFPTPEAMSKLFVLKVQDPKLDRVRTRAWTKVKSGK from the coding sequence ATGTTCAACTCACGTCAGAAATGGCTGTCAGCTGTGGTAGCTGCTGCGCTGATGGCCGCGTCGGCCAGCAGCATGGCGGAAGATAAAACGCTGCACGTCTACAACTGGTCCGATTATATTTCGCCAGATACCGTGCCGAACTTTGAAAAGCAGTCCGGCATCAAAGTGGTCTACGATGTGTTTGACTCCAACGAAGTGCTGGAAGGCAAACTGATGGCGGGCAGTACCGGCTACGATGTTGTGGTGCCATCTTCCAGTTTCCTGGCGCGTCAGCTGCAGTCCGGGGTATTCCAGCCGCTGGATAAGAGCAAACTGCCTAACTATAAAAACCTCGATCCGGCACTAATGGAAAAAGTGGCGCAACACGATCCGGGTAACAAATATGCCATTCCATATCTGTGGGGCACCACGGGTATTGGCTATAACATCGATAAAGTTAAAGCCGCACTGGGCGCCGATGCGCCAGTCAACAGCTGGGATCTGGTGCTGAAGCCAGAAAACCTGGAGAAACTGAAAAGCTGTGGCGTTTCCTTCCTGGATGCACCAGAAGAGATTTTTGCCACGGTACTGAACTATCTGGGCAAAGATCCGAACTCCTCTGATGCTAAAGACTATTCCGGCGCGGCTACTGACCTGCTGCTGAAACTGCGTCCGAATATCCGCTACTTCCATTCGTCGCAGTACATCAACGATCTGGCTAACGGTAACATCTGTGTCGCCATCGGCTGGTCGGGCGATATTCTGCAGGCGAAAAACCGTGCTGATGCCGCGAAAAACGGGGTGCACCTGGGCTACAGCGTACCGAAAGAGGGCGCACTGGCCTTCTTCGATATGATGGCGATCCCGAAAGATGCGAAAAACCTCGACGGTGCTTACGCCTGGCTGAACTACATCATGGATCCGAAAGTGATCGCCGATGTCTCTAACAAAATGAACTACGCCAACGGCAACAAAGCGTCGCTGCCGCTGATCAATGCTGATGTCCGTAACAATCCAGGTATCTTCCCGACACCTGAAGCGATGTCGAAATTGTTCGTGCTGAAAGTCCAGGATCCGAAACTGGATCGTGTGCGTACGCGTGCATGGACTAAAGTAAAAAGTGGTAAGTAG
- a CDS encoding YbjN domain-containing protein, translating into MDSLVVPDIDLLRRWLDQQNITWFECDACQALHLPHMQNFDGVFDAKIDLVDNVILFSALAEVKPTALIPLVGDLSQINASSLTVKAFIDIQDDNLPKLIVCQSMTTTAGLTFGQFSHFMKQSEEQISMVILEAFANNLLIVGEEEEHVPVTSVHSVLH; encoded by the coding sequence ATGGATTCTCTTGTCGTTCCGGATATCGACCTGCTGCGTCGCTGGCTGGATCAGCAAAATATCACCTGGTTCGAATGCGATGCCTGTCAGGCACTTCATCTGCCTCACATGCAAAACTTTGATGGGGTGTTTGACGCCAAAATCGATCTGGTCGACAACGTCATTCTGTTTTCGGCGCTGGCTGAAGTGAAGCCAACGGCGCTGATTCCGCTGGTCGGCGATTTGTCGCAAATCAATGCCAGTTCACTGACGGTGAAAGCATTTATCGACATTCAGGATGATAATCTGCCGAAGCTCATTGTCTGTCAGTCAATGACCACCACGGCAGGATTAACGTTTGGTCAGTTCTCACACTTTATGAAGCAGAGTGAAGAGCAGATCTCCATGGTCATTCTGGAAGCCTTTGCCAACAATTTGCTGATTGTGGGCGAAGAAGAAGAGCACGTTCCGGTGACCAGCGTCCATTCTGTGCTGCACTAA